A window from Pseudomonas sp. Tri1 encodes these proteins:
- a CDS encoding MFS transporter, which translates to MPSTTSNGKAIFRVVSGNFLEMFDFMVYGFYATAIAKTFFPTDSAFASLMLSLATFGAGFLMRPLGAIFLGAYIDRHGRRKGLIITLALMAMGTILIACVPGYASLGVAAPLLVLLGRLLQGFSAGVELGGVSVYLAEISTPGRKGFFVSWQSASQQAAVVFAGLLGVGLNHWLSPQEMGDWGWRVPFLVGCMIVPAIFVIRRSLEETPEFQARKHRPTLSEIVRSIGQNFGIVLAGMALVVMTTVSFYLITAYTPTFGKAELNLSDLDALLVTVCIGLSNFFWLPVMGAFSDKIGRKPLLLGATILAILTAYPALSWLVMNPSFSHLLIVELWLSFLYGSYNGAMVVALTEIMPVEVRTTGFSLAYSLATATFGGFTPAACTYLIHVLDNKAAPGIWLSGAAVLGLIATLVLFKGNRHALRTAQASVVGGA; encoded by the coding sequence ATGCCTTCCACCACGAGCAACGGCAAGGCGATCTTTCGCGTTGTCAGCGGCAACTTCCTGGAGATGTTCGACTTCATGGTCTATGGCTTCTACGCCACGGCCATCGCCAAGACGTTCTTCCCCACCGACAGTGCTTTCGCCTCGCTGATGTTGTCCCTGGCCACGTTCGGTGCCGGGTTCCTGATGCGCCCCCTGGGGGCGATTTTCCTCGGTGCCTACATCGACCGTCACGGTCGCCGCAAAGGCTTGATCATTACCCTGGCGCTGATGGCCATGGGCACCATACTGATCGCCTGCGTGCCGGGCTACGCCAGCCTGGGCGTGGCCGCACCACTGCTGGTGCTGCTGGGTCGGCTGCTGCAAGGCTTCTCCGCCGGTGTGGAGCTGGGCGGTGTTTCGGTGTACCTGGCGGAAATTTCCACGCCGGGACGCAAGGGTTTCTTTGTCAGTTGGCAATCGGCCAGCCAACAGGCCGCCGTGGTATTTGCCGGCCTGCTGGGGGTGGGCCTCAATCACTGGCTGAGTCCTCAGGAGATGGGCGACTGGGGCTGGCGCGTACCGTTCCTGGTGGGTTGCATGATCGTGCCGGCGATATTCGTGATCCGTCGTTCATTAGAGGAAACACCTGAATTCCAGGCAAGAAAACATCGCCCTACCCTGTCGGAAATTGTCCGTTCCATCGGTCAGAACTTTGGCATCGTCTTGGCTGGCATGGCGCTGGTGGTGATGACCACGGTGTCGTTCTACCTGATCACCGCATACACGCCGACCTTCGGCAAGGCCGAGTTGAACCTGTCGGACCTGGACGCGTTGCTGGTCACAGTGTGCATCGGCTTGTCGAACTTTTTCTGGCTGCCGGTGATGGGGGCATTTTCCGACAAAATCGGACGCAAGCCCTTACTCCTCGGCGCAACTATCCTGGCAATCCTCACCGCGTATCCGGCACTGTCCTGGCTGGTGATGAACCCCAGCTTCAGCCATCTGCTGATCGTCGAACTGTGGCTATCGTTCCTGTATGGATCGTACAACGGTGCCATGGTGGTGGCCTTGACGGAAATCATGCCGGTCGAAGTGCGCACCACCGGCTTCTCCCTGGCCTACAGCCTGGCGACGGCGACCTTTGGTGGATTTACCCCGGCGGCCTGCACTTACCTGATTCATGTATTGGATAACAAGGCAGCGCCGGGGATCTGGCTCAGTGGCGCAGCGGTGCTGGGGTTGATTGCGACCTTGGTGCTGTTCAAGGGTAATCGACATGCGCTGCGTACAGCACAGGCCTCGGTGGTCGGCGGCGCTTGA
- a CDS encoding DEAD/DEAH box helicase, producing the protein MPSPLSKPLAPSWVNRFKEQSLERGRRYALENRVRIVEAGDSTITASCEGSGGNVYRQTIRLKESAKGTLILLEAACSCPVRINCKHCAAVLLQVQETLAYPAAEKDAQLLEKLQAVLDNRSPKAPPQVLVDNVQPVPRLWLASIEFSAFEPRNGKMQRYIQHRAALSFSYLDEYVSGQRNTDVLIRQETQTLRIKRHTDVEQSYREQLRILGFKIATRQSKALPESAGELYEMVNDSAWLTFTLNDLPKLRDQGWELQIDEDFGFDLTAVDDWYATVEETPERDWFDLELGIIVNGERLSLLPILLNLMRSHIELFNPERLARRRDDELILVNLPNRPNSEFGPQQVALPYGRLKPVLATLGEFYLQEPGTTKLRLNSADALRLNPLQDMPLSWEGGEHIRGLAQRLRDIKDYTTTAPEGLNATLRPYQLEGLSWMQSLRQLEVGGILADDMGLGKTLQTLAHILSEKNAGRLDRPCMVVMPTSLIPNWLDEAAHFTPQLKVLALYGAGRKKHFERLAEYDLVLTTYALLPKDVERLAAQPLHVLILDEAQYIKNPTSKAAQAARELNARQRLCLSGTPLENHLGELWSLFHFLLPGWLGDVKSFNRDYRVPIEKRGSDVRLQHLNGRIKPFLLRRTKEQVATELPPKTEIIHWVELSDAQRDVYETMRLAMDKKVRDEITRKGVARSQIIILEALLKLRQVCCDLRLINDATLPARGSTSGKLDSLMEMLEELFEEGRRVLLFSQFTSMLSLIEDELKKRGVDYAILTGQTRDRRTPVKEFQSGKRQIFLISLKAGGVGLNLTEADTVIHYDPWWNPATENQATDRAYRIGQEKPVFVYKLIARGTVEEKIQLLQKEKSDLAAGVLDGRVAGDWKLQSDDIEALFAPLPDKLEKR; encoded by the coding sequence ATGCCCTCGCCCCTGAGCAAACCCCTGGCACCTTCCTGGGTCAATCGATTCAAGGAACAGAGCCTGGAGCGCGGGCGCCGTTATGCGCTGGAAAACCGCGTCAGGATCGTCGAGGCCGGCGACAGCACCATCACCGCCAGTTGCGAAGGCTCTGGCGGCAACGTCTACCGTCAGACCATTCGCCTTAAGGAGTCAGCCAAGGGCACGCTGATTCTGCTCGAGGCCGCGTGTTCCTGCCCGGTGCGCATCAACTGCAAGCACTGCGCAGCGGTGTTGCTGCAAGTCCAGGAAACCCTGGCCTACCCCGCCGCCGAGAAAGACGCGCAGTTGCTGGAGAAACTCCAGGCAGTGCTGGACAACCGCAGCCCCAAGGCCCCGCCGCAAGTGCTGGTGGATAACGTGCAACCGGTGCCGCGCCTGTGGCTGGCAAGCATCGAATTCAGCGCCTTTGAACCGCGCAACGGCAAGATGCAGCGCTACATTCAGCACCGCGCCGCCCTGTCCTTCAGCTACCTGGACGAATACGTCAGCGGCCAGCGCAATACAGACGTGCTGATTCGCCAGGAAACACAGACACTGCGGATCAAACGCCATACCGATGTGGAACAGTCCTACCGCGAACAGCTACGAATCCTCGGCTTCAAGATTGCCACCCGGCAAAGCAAGGCCCTTCCGGAAAGTGCCGGCGAGCTGTACGAAATGGTCAATGACAGCGCCTGGCTGACGTTCACCCTCAACGACCTGCCAAAACTGCGCGACCAAGGTTGGGAGTTGCAGATCGACGAGGACTTCGGTTTCGACCTGACCGCCGTGGACGACTGGTACGCCACGGTGGAGGAAACGCCGGAACGGGACTGGTTCGACCTGGAGCTGGGGATCATCGTCAACGGCGAACGCCTGAGCCTGCTGCCGATCCTGCTGAACCTGATGCGTTCGCACATCGAGTTGTTCAACCCGGAACGCCTGGCCCGACGCCGTGACGACGAACTCATCCTGGTCAACTTGCCCAACCGCCCGAATTCCGAATTCGGCCCGCAGCAAGTGGCCCTGCCCTACGGCCGGCTGAAACCGGTACTGGCGACCCTGGGCGAGTTTTACCTGCAAGAGCCCGGCACCACCAAACTGCGTCTGAACAGCGCGGACGCCTTGCGCCTGAACCCGTTGCAGGACATGCCCCTGAGCTGGGAAGGTGGCGAACACATTCGCGGCCTGGCCCAACGCCTGCGGGACATCAAGGATTACACCACCACCGCGCCAGAAGGCCTGAACGCGACACTGCGACCCTATCAACTCGAAGGCTTGAGCTGGATGCAATCGCTGCGTCAGCTGGAAGTCGGTGGCATCCTCGCGGATGACATGGGTTTGGGTAAAACCCTACAGACCCTGGCGCACATTCTCAGCGAAAAAAACGCCGGACGCCTCGACCGACCGTGCATGGTGGTCATGCCCACCAGCCTGATCCCCAACTGGCTCGACGAGGCAGCCCACTTCACGCCGCAGCTCAAGGTGCTGGCCCTGTATGGCGCCGGGCGCAAGAAACATTTCGAACGGTTGGCCGAATACGATCTGGTCCTTACCACCTACGCGCTGCTGCCCAAGGATGTCGAGCGCCTCGCAGCACAGCCGCTGCACGTGTTGATCCTGGATGAAGCCCAGTACATCAAGAACCCCACCAGCAAAGCCGCCCAGGCCGCCCGTGAACTCAATGCCCGGCAGCGACTGTGCCTGTCCGGCACGCCCCTGGAAAACCACCTGGGCGAATTGTGGTCGTTGTTTCACTTCCTGCTGCCGGGCTGGCTCGGGGACGTCAAGAGCTTCAACCGCGACTACCGCGTACCGATTGAAAAACGCGGTAGCGACGTACGCCTGCAACACCTCAACGGCCGGATAAAACCGTTCCTGCTGCGCAGGACCAAGGAGCAAGTGGCGACAGAATTGCCACCCAAGACCGAAATCATCCATTGGGTGGAACTCAGCGATGCCCAGCGGGACGTCTACGAAACCATGCGCCTGGCCATGGACAAGAAAGTCCGCGATGAAATCACCCGCAAAGGCGTGGCCCGCAGCCAGATCATCATTCTCGAGGCGCTGCTCAAGCTTCGCCAGGTGTGCTGCGACCTGCGCCTGATCAATGATGCAACCCTGCCCGCCCGGGGCAGCACCTCCGGCAAGCTCGACAGCCTGATGGAAATGCTCGAAGAACTGTTTGAAGAAGGTCGCCGGGTGCTGCTGTTTTCCCAGTTCACCTCCATGTTGTCGCTGATCGAAGATGAGCTGAAAAAGCGCGGCGTCGATTACGCGATCCTGACCGGCCAGACCCGGGATCGACGCACGCCCGTCAAGGAATTCCAAAGCGGCAAGCGGCAGATTTTCCTGATCAGCCTGAAGGCCGGCGGCGTAGGCCTGAACCTGACCGAGGCCGACACGGTGATTCACTATGACCCGTGGTGGAACCCGGCCACCGAAAACCAGGCAACCGACCGCGCCTATCGCATCGGCCAGGAGAAGCCGGTTTTCGTCTACAAACTGATTGCGCGTGGCACGGTGGAAGAGAAGATCCAACTGCTGCAGAAGGAAAAATCCGACCTGGCGGCCGGCGTGCTGGACGGACGCGTGGCCGGAGACTGGAAACTGCAGAGCGACGATATCGAGGCACTGTTTGCGCCGTTGCCGGATAAGCTGGAGAAGCGCTGA
- a CDS encoding CsiV family protein encodes MRLFRSLTLLMTLVTPLAFADDLYQVEMILVRQNAEPAIISRAAPEDWDAGAQRLDANSQRTPALGAIVEKLNASGQYTVLMHKAWQQNLGEQGRKVAISDGTEQFGQFPIEGTLELKLGRFTDVDADFWINQIDANGLVTASERLKQQSHTKNGQLNFLDNGHLGLLIKITSLTAPAPRQVPETIPD; translated from the coding sequence ATGCGCCTGTTTCGCTCACTGACCTTGTTGATGACCCTGGTCACTCCCCTGGCGTTTGCCGACGACCTGTATCAGGTTGAAATGATTCTGGTGCGCCAGAACGCCGAACCGGCGATTATCAGCCGCGCTGCACCAGAGGACTGGGACGCCGGCGCACAGCGTCTGGACGCGAACAGCCAACGCACGCCAGCGCTCGGTGCCATCGTGGAGAAACTCAATGCCAGCGGCCAGTACACAGTCTTGATGCACAAGGCCTGGCAGCAGAACCTGGGCGAACAGGGCAGAAAAGTCGCCATCAGCGATGGCACTGAACAGTTTGGTCAATTCCCTATCGAGGGCACCCTGGAACTGAAACTGGGCCGCTTCACCGATGTGGATGCCGATTTCTGGATCAACCAGATCGACGCCAACGGCCTGGTGACGGCCAGCGAACGCCTCAAACAGCAGAGCCATACCAAGAACGGCCAGTTGAACTTCCTCGACAACGGCCATCTCGGCTTGCTGATCAAGATCACCTCGCTGACCGCGCCCGCGCCACGGCAGGTGCCTGAAACCATTCCGGACTGA
- a CDS encoding FAD:protein FMN transferase, which yields MVLVSVLSGCGNDGTLERFDGPTMGSHYSIQYVRHSATPGPKAVQIEVESILADVDRQFSTYRSDSDIERFNALPANSCQIMPGPVLELVRVGEQLSSQSGGSFDLTVEPLLNLWGFGPQSREEKVPTAESLALARQRVGHSHLRIDGDRLCKDAAVEVDFNSIAAGYAVDRIAARLQGLGIDSYLAEATGELKAVGRKPDGSAWRIALEEPRDDRQVAERVIEVNGYGVSTSGDYRRYFEQDGVRYSHAFDARTGAPVLHNLASVTVIHPSALMADGLSTLLLILGPERGWDYAQEHGIGVFFVLRDGDRYVTRTNDMFERMSNGKSQ from the coding sequence GTGGTGCTGGTCAGTGTGTTGTCCGGATGTGGCAACGACGGCACCCTGGAGCGCTTCGACGGTCCGACCATGGGCAGTCACTATTCGATTCAGTACGTCAGGCATTCCGCTACACCTGGACCGAAAGCGGTACAGATCGAGGTGGAAAGCATCCTCGCCGACGTGGATCGGCAATTCTCGACCTATCGCAGCGATTCGGACATTGAGCGTTTCAATGCGTTGCCGGCCAATAGCTGCCAGATCATGCCTGGCCCTGTTCTGGAATTGGTCCGTGTGGGTGAACAGTTGTCCTCACAAAGCGGCGGCTCCTTCGATCTGACGGTGGAGCCGCTATTGAACCTGTGGGGCTTCGGTCCCCAGTCCCGAGAAGAGAAAGTACCGACCGCAGAATCCCTGGCCCTGGCGCGCCAGCGCGTCGGGCACAGTCATTTGCGCATCGACGGCGACCGGTTGTGCAAGGACGCCGCAGTGGAGGTCGACTTCAACAGTATCGCCGCAGGCTATGCCGTCGACCGCATCGCCGCCAGGCTCCAGGGCTTGGGCATCGACAGCTACCTGGCCGAAGCCACTGGCGAGCTCAAGGCTGTCGGGCGCAAACCCGATGGTTCGGCCTGGCGCATTGCCCTGGAGGAGCCACGGGACGACCGGCAAGTGGCCGAGCGAGTCATCGAGGTCAATGGCTACGGGGTTTCGACGTCCGGTGATTACCGTCGTTATTTCGAGCAGGATGGCGTGCGCTATTCCCACGCCTTCGATGCGCGCACCGGTGCGCCGGTCCTACACAACCTGGCGTCAGTCACAGTGATTCATCCTTCGGCGTTGATGGCCGATGGACTATCGACGCTGTTGCTGATTCTCGGCCCTGAACGGGGTTGGGACTATGCCCAGGAACATGGCATCGGGGTATTTTTCGTGCTGCGTGATGGCGATCGGTATGTCACCCGTACCAACGATATGTTTGAACGGATGAGCAACGGAAAAAGCCAATGA
- the mfd gene encoding transcription-repair coupling factor, which produces MPVLRLPLLPAAAGKQHWGNLPGAALSLAIAEAASAAKRFTLLLTADSQSAERLEQELSFFAPDLPVLHFPDWETLPYDLFSPHQDIISQRIASLYRLPELSHGVLVVPITTALHRLAPTQFLLGSSLVLDIGQKLDVEQMRTRLEASGYRCVDTVYEHGEFAVRGALIDLFPMGSKLPYRIDLFDDEIETLRTFDPENQRSIDKVQSVRLLPAKEFPLQKDAVTRFKARFRERFDVDFRRCPIFQDLSSGITPAGIEYYLPLFFEETSTLFDYLPQDTQVFSLPGIEQAAENFWNDVRNRYEERRVDPSRPLLPPAELFLPVEDCFARLKSWPRVVASQQDVETGVGRERFAASPLPDLAIEAKATQPLAALAGFLDTFPGRVLFTAESAGRREVLLELLERLKLRPKTVDNWPDFVAGKDRLAITIAPLNDGLVLDDPALALVAESPLFGQRVMQRRRREKRADAANDAVIKNLTELREGAPVVHIDHGVGRYLGLATLEIDHQAAEFLTLEYAEGAKLYVPVANLHLIARYTGSDDALAPLHRLGSETWQKAKRKAAEQVRDVAAELLDIYARRAAREGYAFADPKADYETFSAGFPFEETVDQQTTIEAVRADMLAPKPMDRLVCGDVGFGKTEVAMRAAFIAVHGGKQVAILVPTTLLAQQHYNSFRDRFADWPVTVEVMSRFKSTKEVNAAVADLAEGKIDIVIGTHKLLQDDVKIKNLGLVIIDEEHRFGVRQKEQLKALRSEVDILTLTATPIPRTLNMAVSGMRDLSIIATPPARRLSVRTFVMEQNKSTIKEALLRELLRGGQVYYLHNDVKTIEKCAADLAELVPEARIGIGHGQMRERELEQVMSDFYHKRFNVLIASTIIETGIDVPSANTIIIERADKFGLAQLHQLRGRVGRSHHQAYAYLLTPPRQQITPDAEKRLEAIANTQDLGAGFVLATNDLEIRGAGELLGDGQSGQIQAVGFTLYMEMLERAVKSIRKGEQPNLDQPLGGGPEINLRVPALIPEDYLPDVHARLILYKRIASASDEEGLKDLQVEMIDRFGLLPEPTKNLVRTTLLKLKAEQLGIKKVDGGPNGGRIEFEAQTPVDPLVLIKLIQGQPKRYKFEGATMFKFMVPMERPEERFNTVEALFERLTPTTA; this is translated from the coding sequence GTGCCCGTTCTGCGTCTTCCGCTACTCCCTGCCGCGGCAGGTAAACAGCACTGGGGCAACCTGCCCGGTGCCGCCCTGAGCCTGGCCATTGCCGAGGCTGCCAGCGCTGCAAAGCGTTTCACCCTGCTGCTGACCGCCGACAGCCAAAGCGCCGAGCGGCTGGAACAGGAGCTGAGTTTCTTCGCCCCGGATTTGCCCGTGCTGCATTTTCCGGACTGGGAAACCCTGCCTTACGATCTGTTTTCACCTCACCAGGACATCATTTCCCAGCGAATCGCCAGCCTTTATCGGCTGCCGGAGCTCAGTCATGGCGTTTTGGTAGTGCCGATCACCACAGCCCTACATCGCCTGGCTCCGACCCAATTCCTGCTCGGCAGCAGCCTGGTGCTGGACATCGGCCAGAAGCTCGACGTCGAACAGATGCGCACCCGCCTGGAGGCCAGCGGCTATCGTTGCGTCGACACCGTGTACGAGCACGGCGAGTTCGCGGTACGCGGCGCCCTGATCGACCTGTTCCCGATGGGCAGCAAACTGCCGTATCGCATCGACCTGTTCGATGACGAAATCGAGACACTGCGCACCTTCGACCCGGAAAATCAGCGTTCTATCGACAAAGTACAGTCGGTCCGCCTGTTGCCGGCCAAGGAATTCCCACTGCAAAAAGACGCCGTGACCCGCTTCAAGGCGCGCTTTCGTGAGCGTTTCGATGTGGATTTCCGCCGCTGCCCGATCTTTCAGGACCTGAGCAGCGGGATTACTCCCGCCGGTATCGAGTACTACCTGCCACTGTTTTTCGAAGAGACGTCCACTCTGTTCGATTACCTGCCCCAGGACACCCAAGTGTTTTCCTTGCCGGGCATCGAACAGGCTGCGGAAAACTTCTGGAACGACGTGCGCAACCGCTACGAAGAGCGTCGCGTCGATCCTTCCCGTCCTTTATTGCCACCGGCCGAACTGTTCTTGCCGGTGGAAGACTGCTTCGCCCGCCTCAAGAGCTGGCCACGAGTGGTGGCGAGCCAGCAGGACGTGGAGACCGGGGTCGGGCGTGAACGCTTTGCGGCCAGCCCCTTGCCAGACCTGGCGATCGAAGCCAAGGCCACGCAACCCTTGGCGGCGCTGGCTGGTTTTCTCGACACGTTCCCCGGCCGCGTATTGTTCACCGCGGAATCCGCAGGTCGTCGCGAAGTGCTGCTGGAGTTGCTTGAGCGCCTGAAACTACGGCCGAAGACGGTGGACAACTGGCCGGACTTCGTCGCCGGCAAGGATCGCCTGGCGATTACCATCGCGCCATTGAACGACGGCCTTGTACTTGATGACCCGGCCCTGGCATTGGTGGCCGAGAGCCCGCTGTTCGGCCAACGTGTCATGCAGCGCCGCCGTCGTGAGAAACGCGCCGACGCCGCCAACGATGCGGTGATCAAGAACCTCACCGAGCTGCGCGAAGGCGCGCCGGTGGTGCACATCGACCACGGTGTGGGCCGCTACCTGGGCCTGGCGACCCTGGAGATCGACCACCAGGCGGCCGAATTCCTCACACTGGAATACGCCGAGGGCGCCAAGCTCTACGTGCCAGTGGCGAACCTGCACCTGATCGCCCGCTACACCGGCAGCGACGACGCCTTGGCCCCGCTGCATCGCCTGGGCTCGGAAACCTGGCAGAAAGCCAAGCGCAAGGCCGCCGAACAGGTGCGCGACGTGGCCGCCGAGCTGCTGGACATCTACGCTCGCCGCGCCGCCCGCGAGGGTTACGCCTTCGCCGACCCGAAAGCCGACTACGAAACCTTCAGCGCCGGTTTCCCGTTCGAAGAAACCGTCGACCAGCAAACCACCATCGAAGCCGTGCGCGCCGACATGCTCGCGCCCAAGCCGATGGACCGACTGGTATGCGGCGACGTGGGGTTCGGCAAGACCGAAGTGGCGATGCGCGCCGCGTTCATTGCCGTGCACGGCGGCAAGCAGGTGGCGATCCTGGTGCCGACCACCCTGCTCGCCCAGCAGCACTACAACAGTTTCCGCGACCGTTTCGCCGACTGGCCGGTGACCGTGGAGGTGATGAGTCGCTTCAAATCCACCAAGGAAGTCAACGCCGCCGTCGCCGACCTGGCCGAGGGCAAGATCGACATCGTCATCGGCACGCACAAATTGCTGCAAGACGACGTGAAGATCAAAAACCTGGGATTGGTGATCATCGACGAAGAGCACCGCTTCGGGGTGCGCCAGAAAGAACAACTCAAGGCCCTGCGCAGCGAAGTCGACATCCTGACCCTGACCGCCACGCCGATCCCGCGCACGCTGAACATGGCGGTGTCGGGCATGCGCGACCTGTCGATCATCGCCACACCGCCGGCCCGGCGCCTGTCGGTGCGCACCTTCGTCATGGAGCAGAACAAAAGCACGATCAAGGAAGCCTTGCTGCGTGAGTTGCTGCGTGGTGGCCAGGTCTATTACCTGCACAACGACGTGAAGACCATCGAGAAATGCGCCGCCGACCTGGCCGAGCTGGTGCCGGAAGCTCGCATCGGCATCGGCCATGGGCAGATGCGCGAACGTGAGCTCGAACAGGTGATGAGCGACTTCTACCACAAGCGCTTCAACGTGCTGATTGCCTCGACCATCATCGAGACCGGCATCGACGTGCCGAGCGCCAACACCATCATCATCGAGCGCGCCGACAAGTTCGGCCTGGCCCAATTGCACCAGTTGCGCGGCCGGGTCGGGCGCAGTCACCACCAGGCCTACGCCTACCTGTTGACCCCGCCACGCCAGCAGATCACTCCGGATGCGGAAAAACGCCTGGAGGCCATCGCCAACACCCAGGACCTCGGTGCCGGTTTCGTGCTGGCCACCAACGACCTGGAAATCCGCGGCGCTGGCGAATTGCTGGGTGATGGCCAGAGCGGCCAGATCCAGGCCGTCGGCTTCACCTTGTACATGGAGATGCTCGAACGCGCGGTCAAGTCGATTCGCAAGGGCGAACAGCCAAACCTCGACCAGCCGCTGGGCGGCGGGCCGGAAATCAACCTGCGGGTGCCGGCGCTGATCCCGGAAGATTACCTGCCGGATGTCCACGCGCGACTGATTCTCTACAAACGCATCGCCTCGGCCAGCGACGAGGAAGGCCTCAAGGACCTGCAAGTGGAGATGATCGACCGCTTCGGCCTGCTGCCGGAACCGACCAAGAACCTGGTGCGCACGACGCTGCTCAAGCTCAAGGCCGAACAGCTGGGCATCAAGAAAGTCGACGGCGGCCCCAACGGCGGTCGCATCGAGTTCGAGGCCCAGACCCCGGTCGATCCGCTGGTGTTGATCAAACTGATCCAGGGCCAGCCCAAACGCTACAAGTTCGAAGGGGCCACGATGTTCAAATTCATGGTGCCCATGGAACGCCCGGAAGAGCGTTTCAATACCGTAGAAGCGCTGTTCGAGCGCCTCACTCCGACCACTGCTTGA
- a CDS encoding glyceraldehyde-3-phosphate dehydrogenase produces MWKVPVTQKPDQCLGEWIDREALAEAMIPLIGQLYRNNNVVSSIYGRSLINQSVIAILKAHRFARHRQSDDSELSVHETFPLLKAMSELKLGAASVDLGKLAVKYKAQGNGRTAEQFVREELADVVGQQNVSARKGTDVVLYGFGRIGRLLARILIEKTGGGDGLRLRAIVVRKGAENDLVKRASLLRRDSVHGSFNGTIIIDEENNTILANGNLIQVIYAKNPTEVDYTQYGIKDALLVDNTGVWRDAEGLGQHLSCPGIDRVVLTAPGKGKLKNIVHGINHGEITADDKIVSAASCTTNAIVPVLKAVNDKFGIVNGHVETVHSYTNDQNLIDNFHKGDRRGRSAALNMVITETGAATAAAKALPELAGKLTGNAIRVPTPNVSMAILNLNLEKATTREEMNEYLRYMALHSDLHKQIDFVNSQEVVSTDFVGSRHAGVVDAEATICNDNRVVLYVWYDNEFGYSCQVVRVMEDMAGVNPPAFPR; encoded by the coding sequence ATGTGGAAGGTTCCCGTGACTCAGAAGCCCGACCAGTGTCTTGGTGAATGGATCGATCGTGAAGCACTCGCAGAAGCGATGATCCCTCTCATCGGTCAGCTCTACCGCAATAACAACGTGGTGAGCTCGATCTATGGCCGCAGCCTGATCAACCAGTCTGTCATCGCGATTCTCAAAGCACATCGCTTTGCCCGCCACCGTCAGTCCGACGACAGCGAATTGTCCGTCCACGAAACTTTCCCCCTGCTCAAGGCGATGAGCGAGCTCAAGCTCGGTGCCGCTTCGGTGGATCTGGGCAAGCTGGCCGTCAAGTACAAGGCCCAGGGTAATGGTCGCACGGCCGAGCAGTTCGTTCGCGAAGAACTCGCCGATGTGGTCGGTCAGCAGAACGTTTCGGCCCGTAAAGGCACTGACGTCGTGCTGTACGGCTTCGGTCGTATCGGTCGTCTGCTGGCGCGCATCCTGATCGAGAAAACCGGTGGTGGCGACGGCCTGCGCCTGCGCGCCATCGTGGTGCGCAAAGGCGCCGAGAATGACCTGGTCAAACGCGCCAGCCTGCTGCGTCGCGATTCGGTCCACGGCTCGTTCAACGGCACCATCATCATCGACGAAGAAAACAACACCATCCTCGCCAACGGCAACCTGATCCAGGTGATCTACGCGAAGAACCCGACCGAGGTGGATTACACCCAGTACGGTATCAAGGACGCCCTGCTGGTGGACAACACTGGCGTATGGCGTGATGCCGAAGGCCTGGGCCAGCACCTGTCCTGCCCGGGTATCGACCGCGTTGTCCTGACCGCGCCTGGCAAGGGCAAGCTGAAGAACATCGTTCACGGTATCAACCACGGCGAAATCACCGCTGACGACAAGATTGTCTCCGCCGCTTCCTGCACCACCAACGCCATCGTGCCGGTGCTCAAGGCTGTGAACGACAAGTTCGGCATCGTCAACGGTCACGTTGAAACGGTTCACTCGTACACCAACGACCAGAACCTGATCGACAACTTCCACAAGGGCGACCGCCGTGGCCGCAGCGCCGCGCTGAACATGGTGATCACCGAGACCGGTGCCGCCACCGCCGCTGCCAAGGCCCTACCTGAGTTGGCGGGCAAGCTGACGGGTAACGCGATCCGTGTGCCGACGCCAAACGTGTCGATGGCTATCCTCAACCTGAACCTTGAGAAAGCCACCACCCGCGAAGAGATGAACGAGTACCTGCGCTACATGGCGCTGCACTCCGACCTGCACAAGCAGATCGACTTCGTTAACTCGCAGGAAGTGGTTTCCACTGACTTCGTGGGCTCGCGTCACGCCGGTGTGGTCGATGCTGAAGCCACCATCTGCAACGATAACCGCGTTGTGTTGTACGTCTGGTACGACAACGAATTCGGTTACAGCTGCCAGGTGGTTCGCGTGATGGAAGACATGGCCGGTGTAAACCCGCCAGCATTCCCACGCTAA